One window of Streptococcus troglodytae genomic DNA carries:
- a CDS encoding IreB family regulatory phosphoprotein, with protein MGFTDETVRFNLDDGNKKEISETLTHVYRSLEEKGYNPINQIVGYVLSGDPAYVPRYNDARNQIRKYERDEIVEELVRYYLQGNGIDLR; from the coding sequence ATGGGATTTACAGATGAAACGGTCCGTTTTAACCTTGACGATGGCAATAAGAAGGAAATTAGTGAAACCTTGACTCATGTCTATCGTTCTTTGGAAGAAAAAGGTTATAATCCAATCAATCAAATTGTAGGTTATGTCTTAAGTGGGGATCCTGCTTATGTGCCTCGCTATAATGACGCTCGAAATCAAATTCGAAAATATGAACGTGACGAAATTGTTGAAGAATTAGTGCGTTACTATTTGCAAGGGAATGGGATTGATTTAAGATGA
- the spx gene encoding transcriptional regulator Spx, which produces MIKIYTISSCTSCKKAKTWLNAHQLPYKEQNLAKDPLSKEEILNILSKTENGIESIVSSKNRYAKALHCNIDDLSVNEVIDLIKENPRILKSPILIDDKRLQIGYKEDDIRAFLPRSIRNVENTAARLRAAL; this is translated from the coding sequence ATGATTAAAATTTATACAATTTCAAGCTGTACAAGCTGTAAGAAAGCGAAAACATGGCTTAATGCTCATCAACTCCCTTATAAAGAACAAAACTTAGCAAAAGATCCTTTAAGTAAAGAAGAAATTTTAAATATCCTTTCAAAAACAGAAAATGGAATTGAGAGCATTGTATCCTCTAAAAACCGCTATGCTAAGGCTCTCCATTGCAATATTGATGATTTGAGTGTCAATGAAGTCATTGATCTCATCAAAGAAAATCCACGAATTTTAAAAAGTCCGATTTTAATTGATGACAAACGTCTTCAGATAGGTTATAAGGAAGATGATATTCGAGCTTTTTTACCGCGTTCTATTCGTAATGTTGAAAATACAGCAGCTCGTTTAAGGGCAGCTTTATAA
- the brsM gene encoding bacteriocin genes regulator BrsM, whose product MKILKQIITYSFIGIGIGSLMNYFIAIFFFPNSSPLGVPSFVKLFSSVSQATAVQLFIFALLGVLQGLASSLFKNEKLSLLTTSLIHYLFIVLPLILAGSYLHWFYMTRKYLVFFLLLVSIIYILIYLFCYFENKKNIQKINKKLHQV is encoded by the coding sequence ATGAAAATACTCAAACAGATTATTACTTACAGTTTTATTGGTATAGGAATCGGTTCTTTAATGAATTATTTCATAGCCATCTTCTTTTTCCCAAATAGTAGCCCACTTGGCGTTCCAAGCTTTGTTAAACTTTTTTCATCAGTTTCACAAGCAACAGCAGTTCAACTTTTCATTTTTGCTCTTCTAGGTGTTTTACAAGGATTGGCTAGCAGCCTCTTTAAAAATGAAAAACTCAGTCTACTAACTACAAGTTTGATTCACTATTTATTCATTGTCCTACCACTTATCTTAGCTGGATCTTATTTACATTGGTTTTACATGACTCGGAAATATTTAGTTTTTTTCCTCCTTTTAGTTTCTATTATTTATATCCTCATTTACTTGTTCTGCTATTTTGAAAATAAAAAAAACATTCAAAAAATCAACAAGAAGCTGCATCAAGTATAA
- a CDS encoding DUF1292 domain-containing protein, producing the protein MSHNHEQEHDLITLVDEQGNEALFEVLLTIDGKEEFGKNYVLLVPAGAEEDADGQIEIQAYSFTENEDGTEGDLQPIPEDADAEWIMIEEVFNSFLDED; encoded by the coding sequence ATGTCACATAATCATGAACAAGAGCATGATCTTATCACGCTTGTTGATGAACAAGGAAATGAAGCTTTGTTCGAAGTTCTTTTGACTATTGATGGTAAAGAGGAATTTGGAAAAAATTATGTTCTCTTGGTCCCAGCGGGTGCTGAAGAAGATGCTGATGGTCAAATTGAAATTCAAGCCTATTCATTTACTGAAAATGAAGATGGAACAGAAGGGGATCTTCAACCTATTCCAGAAGATGCTGATGCTGAATGGATTATGATCGAAGAAGTCTTTAATAGTTTTTTAGATGAAGACTGA
- a CDS encoding GNAT family N-acetyltransferase: MLTLRRPTLGDKKAILGMMVEFEQLQSAHDGSFWKGTNFDYDEWLQDNLDKEMGLQLPKNFVPAIQFVSFDDSGRAIGFLHVRLRLNNFLLSQGGHIGYSIRPSARGKGYAKEQLCLGLLEAKAKNIKKVLITCHDDNAASRAVILANGGVLEDIRNQIERYWIDLEEKDDLEHTETRRVEE, from the coding sequence ATGTTAACATTACGTAGACCAACTTTAGGAGATAAAAAAGCCATTTTAGGTATGATGGTGGAGTTTGAACAATTGCAATCAGCTCATGATGGTAGTTTTTGGAAAGGGACTAACTTTGATTATGATGAATGGTTGCAAGACAACCTAGATAAGGAGATGGGACTTCAGCTGCCTAAAAATTTTGTACCTGCGATTCAATTCGTGTCATTTGATGATAGTGGCAGGGCAATAGGTTTTTTGCATGTTCGTTTGCGTCTCAACAATTTTTTACTTAGTCAGGGTGGTCACATTGGTTATTCTATTCGTCCTTCGGCGCGTGGTAAAGGTTATGCTAAAGAACAGTTGTGCTTGGGCTTATTGGAAGCTAAAGCTAAGAATATTAAAAAAGTACTGATCACTTGTCATGATGATAATGCAGCTAGTCGCGCAGTTATTTTGGCTAATGGTGGTGTTTTAGAAGATATCAGAAATCAGATAGAGCGTTATTGGATAGATTTGGAGGAGAAGGATGACTTGGAACACACCGAAACCAGGAGAGTGGAAGAGTGA
- a CDS encoding DUF2079 domain-containing protein, protein MGLDKRQNNYRRETTRKINANTHLSANQREAEVSSLHRFYIVMFSIFVSFFSVAMPFFTDFSNAVQSQNLYTGFMMTQNHLPYSDIFSTGGFLYYAVIALSYRLGGSIWLVLVQFASFYFSGIYLYKIVYHMTGKEEVTINTILLFYLANFSLGFGGLYPVQFAMPFVLLSLWFLTKYFAGLTRDEGFIVYGLTGALAYLIEPRTLFFWLVSLVIICIYNVKHHQHARGFYQFLCIVFGGILVFYILGYFILNMQILSSYIAQAGTYYFTHFALGKDDILLTILFQIFVLFASGLLMGALTFFNHIKRENDRDDLIKSIVFLSFVLSLIFILLSQSFATYQFLLLLPFGLVLTGLYLDDEYKESLKRKSRRRKQHRRLSHKVFDLFLLRHFYLPCLLFAYGLAQPIIHYISSYHLNQERAQIADYIRENTDEKTRIYSWDSSAKIYFDANRRSSAQFPLPMVNTAKQSNRKALEDELLQNEATYVAVNEKSKRLPSVLKQNFSNNYKVVSLKNRSDFTVYQRK, encoded by the coding sequence ATGGGTTTGGATAAGAGACAAAACAATTATCGGAGAGAAACAACTAGAAAAATAAATGCGAATACTCACTTGAGTGCTAACCAACGCGAAGCTGAAGTGAGTTCTTTACATCGTTTTTATATCGTCATGTTTAGTATTTTTGTCAGTTTTTTTAGTGTGGCTATGCCCTTTTTTACTGATTTTAGCAATGCTGTTCAATCTCAAAATCTTTATACAGGTTTTATGATGACGCAAAATCATTTGCCCTATAGTGATATTTTTTCAACAGGCGGCTTTCTTTACTATGCGGTAATTGCACTTAGTTATCGTTTAGGAGGCAGTATTTGGCTGGTTTTAGTCCAGTTTGCTAGTTTTTACTTTTCGGGTATCTATCTTTATAAGATTGTTTATCATATGACTGGCAAAGAAGAGGTGACGATTAATACTATATTGCTCTTTTATTTGGCTAATTTTTCTCTGGGTTTTGGGGGGCTGTATCCTGTTCAATTTGCTATGCCTTTTGTGTTATTGTCCCTTTGGTTTTTAACTAAATATTTTGCAGGTTTGACAAGAGATGAAGGATTTATTGTTTATGGCTTGACAGGAGCATTAGCTTATTTAATCGAGCCACGGACTCTTTTCTTTTGGCTGGTGTCTTTAGTAATTATCTGTATCTATAATGTGAAGCATCATCAGCATGCTCGTGGATTCTATCAGTTTCTTTGTATTGTTTTTGGTGGTATCCTAGTATTTTATATTTTGGGCTATTTTATTTTAAATATGCAAATTCTGTCATCTTATATCGCCCAAGCTGGGACTTACTACTTTACTCATTTTGCTCTTGGGAAAGATGATATTTTACTGACAATTCTCTTTCAAATTTTTGTTCTCTTTGCTTCAGGCTTACTGATGGGTGCTTTAACTTTTTTCAATCATATCAAGCGTGAAAATGATCGTGATGACTTGATTAAATCTATTGTCTTTTTAAGTTTTGTTTTAAGTTTGATTTTTATTTTATTATCACAGAGTTTTGCAACTTATCAATTTTTGCTGCTTTTACCTTTTGGTCTTGTCTTGACTGGCCTTTATCTTGATGATGAATATAAGGAATCTTTAAAGCGTAAATCACGTCGGCGAAAACAACATAGACGTCTATCGCATAAAGTCTTTGATCTTTTTTTACTTAGGCATTTCTATCTTCCCTGTCTTTTATTTGCTTATGGTTTAGCTCAGCCTATTATTCACTACATTTCTTCTTATCACTTAAATCAGGAACGTGCTCAGATTGCAGATTATATTAGAGAAAATACAGATGAAAAAACAAGAATTTATTCATGGGATTCCAGTGCAAAAATTTACTTTGACGCTAATCGGCGCTCTAGTGCACAATTCCCTTTACCAATGGTTAATACGGCTAAACAATCAAATCGTAAAGCATTAGAAGATGAACTTTTGCAAAATGAAGCTACTTATGTTGCTGTTAATGAGAAATCGAAGCGATTGCCATCGGTTTTAAAACAGAATTTTTCAAATAATTATAAAGTTGTTTCCTTAAAGAATCGTTCAGATTTTACAGTTTATCAGAGAAAATAG
- a CDS encoding competence/damage-inducible protein A — MKSEIIAVGTEILTGQIVNTNSQFLSEKFAELGIDVYFQTAVGDNEERLLSVLKIAKERSDLIVLCGGLGPTEDDLTKQTLAKFLKRELVFDKTAQERLDEFFASRPTSARTPNNECQAQIIAGSQPLSNETGLAVGGFLEADGVTYVVLPGPPSELKPMVNKELLPYLSKTSEKLYSRVLRFFGIGESRLVTLLHDLIAKQTDPTIAPYAKTGEVTIRLSTKAHRQKEADSKLDKLEKKIVAIDNLVDYFYGYGEENSLPQVVFDLLKERGKTITAAESLTAGLFQARLADFAGASDIFKGGFITYSIEEKARMLGIPLEALQLHGVVSAFTAEKMAERSRRLTQSDLAVSLTGVAGPDSLESQPAGTVFIGLSSSKRTMAIKVLIGGRSRSDVRYIAVLHAFNLVRQTLLSHKNLV; from the coding sequence ATGAAATCTGAGATCATTGCTGTTGGAACGGAAATTTTAACAGGACAAATTGTTAATACTAATAGCCAATTTTTATCAGAAAAATTCGCAGAATTAGGAATTGATGTTTATTTTCAAACAGCGGTTGGTGATAATGAAGAACGCCTTTTATCTGTTTTGAAAATTGCAAAGGAACGTAGTGATTTAATCGTACTTTGTGGTGGTTTGGGACCAACAGAAGATGATTTAACAAAACAAACCCTAGCAAAATTTTTGAAAAGAGAATTGGTGTTTGATAAAACAGCTCAGGAACGTCTAGATGAATTTTTTGCATCACGTCCGACATCTGCGCGTACGCCAAATAATGAATGTCAGGCGCAGATTATAGCAGGAAGCCAGCCTTTATCTAATGAAACAGGCTTAGCAGTTGGGGGGTTTTTGGAGGCAGATGGAGTGACTTATGTTGTGTTACCTGGTCCGCCTAGTGAATTGAAGCCGATGGTTAACAAAGAGTTACTCCCTTATTTATCAAAAACTTCTGAGAAGCTTTATTCTCGTGTCTTACGCTTTTTTGGCATTGGTGAGAGTCGTTTGGTGACCTTGTTGCATGACTTAATAGCGAAGCAAACAGATCCCACAATTGCTCCTTATGCTAAGACAGGTGAGGTAACAATACGTTTATCAACAAAAGCCCATAGGCAGAAAGAAGCAGATAGTAAGTTAGATAAGTTGGAAAAGAAAATTGTAGCTATTGATAACTTGGTTGATTATTTTTATGGTTATGGTGAAGAAAACTCATTACCACAGGTTGTATTTGATCTGCTTAAGGAAAGAGGTAAAACTATTACAGCAGCTGAAAGTTTAACAGCAGGCCTTTTTCAGGCAAGATTAGCAGATTTTGCAGGAGCATCTGATATCTTTAAGGGAGGTTTTATAACTTACAGTATAGAAGAGAAGGCTAGAATGCTAGGTATTCCTCTTGAAGCTCTCCAACTTCATGGTGTTGTTAGTGCTTTTACTGCTGAAAAGATGGCAGAGCGCTCGCGTCGGCTGACTCAATCAGATTTAGCTGTTTCTTTAACAGGAGTTGCAGGCCCGGATAGCTTAGAAAGTCAGCCGGCAGGGACAGTTTTTATCGGTTTGTCAAGTTCCAAAAGAACAATGGCAATCAAAGTGTTAATTGGCGGACGCAGTCGGTCTGATGTGCGTTATATCGCTGTTTTACATGCTTTTAATTTAGTACGTCAAACTTTATTATCTCATAAAAATTTAGTATAA
- the ruvX gene encoding Holliday junction resolvase RuvX: MRIMGLDVGSKTVGVAVSDPLGFTAQGLEIIPINEAKGEFGFNRLADLVKDYKVEKFVVGLPKNMNNTSGPRVEASQAYGEKIKEFFNLPVEYQDERLTTVQAERMLVEQADVSRGKRKKVIDKLAAQLILQNYLDRMF, translated from the coding sequence ATGAGAATAATGGGACTGGATGTTGGTTCAAAAACAGTTGGTGTTGCTGTTAGTGACCCACTGGGGTTTACAGCACAGGGTCTTGAAATTATTCCTATTAATGAAGCTAAAGGAGAGTTTGGCTTTAATCGTCTGGCTGATTTGGTTAAGGACTACAAGGTTGAAAAGTTTGTAGTTGGTTTACCTAAAAATATGAATAATACAAGTGGTCCGCGTGTTGAGGCTAGTCAGGCTTATGGTGAGAAAATCAAAGAATTTTTCAATTTACCTGTTGAATATCAGGATGAACGTTTGACAACTGTTCAAGCTGAACGAATGCTAGTTGAGCAGGCTGATGTTAGTCGTGGTAAGCGAAAAAAGGTTATTGATAAGTTGGCTGCTCAGCTGATTTTACAAAATTATTTGGATCGTATGTTTTAA
- the ruvA gene encoding Holliday junction branch migration protein RuvA, producing MYDYIKGNLTKITAKYIVLEAGGLGYIINVANPYSFSEQINQAIQIYVHHVVREDAHLLYGFHTEDEKAVFLNLISVSGIGPTSALAIIAADDNEGLVKAIDHSDVKYLMKFPKIGKKTAQQMVLDLAGKFVDINEVSTDKSKASITNNNQELEEAVEALLALGYKANELKKIKKFFEGTTDTAENYIKSALKMLMK from the coding sequence ATGTACGATTATATTAAGGGTAATTTAACCAAAATTACAGCTAAATATATTGTTTTAGAAGCTGGCGGACTAGGTTATATAATTAATGTTGCCAATCCCTATAGTTTTTCTGAACAGATAAATCAAGCTATTCAAATTTATGTTCACCATGTTGTCCGTGAAGATGCCCATCTTCTTTATGGTTTTCACACTGAGGATGAAAAAGCGGTTTTTCTTAATCTTATCTCTGTTTCAGGAATCGGTCCAACTTCAGCACTAGCTATTATTGCGGCTGACGATAATGAAGGTTTGGTTAAAGCCATTGACCACAGTGATGTGAAATATTTGATGAAATTCCCTAAAATTGGGAAGAAAACAGCTCAACAAATGGTGCTTGATTTAGCAGGTAAATTTGTAGATATTAATGAAGTCTCAACTGATAAAAGCAAAGCGAGTATTACTAATAATAATCAAGAACTTGAAGAGGCAGTTGAAGCACTTTTGGCTCTCGGTTACAAAGCAAATGAACTTAAGAAGATTAAAAAATTTTTTGAAGGAACGACTGATACGGCAGAAAATTATATTAAATCTGCTCTAAAAATGTTGATGAAATAG
- the nrdG gene encoding anaerobic ribonucleoside-triphosphate reductase activating protein has product MTWNTPKPGEWKSEELSKGRIIDYKAFNFVDGEGVRNSLYVAGCMFHCEGCYNVATWSFDAGIPYTQELEKQIMEDLAQPYVQGLTLLGGEPFLNTGILLPLLKRIRKELPEKDIWSWTGYTWEELMLETPDKLEMLNLLDILVDGRFDKSKKNLMLQFRGSSNQRIIDVPKSLASGQVVIWDKLNDGKQTYEQIDRDGLI; this is encoded by the coding sequence ATGACTTGGAACACACCGAAACCAGGAGAGTGGAAGAGTGAAGAACTAAGTAAGGGGCGTATTATTGATTATAAGGCCTTTAATTTTGTTGATGGAGAAGGCGTGCGTAATTCTCTTTATGTAGCAGGTTGCATGTTTCATTGTGAAGGCTGTTATAATGTTGCAACTTGGTCTTTTGATGCAGGAATTCCTTATACGCAGGAATTGGAAAAGCAGATTATGGAAGATTTAGCACAGCCTTATGTTCAAGGTTTAACGCTTTTAGGCGGAGAGCCCTTTTTGAATACGGGTATTCTTTTGCCTTTACTCAAAAGGATTCGTAAAGAGCTTCCGGAGAAAGATATTTGGTCTTGGACAGGCTATACTTGGGAAGAATTAATGCTGGAAACCCCTGATAAATTGGAAATGCTTAATTTGCTTGATATTTTGGTGGATGGGCGTTTTGATAAATCTAAGAAAAATCTAATGCTGCAATTCCGCGGTTCTTCCAATCAACGTATCATTGATGTGCCAAAATCGCTAGCTTCAGGTCAAGTTGTGATTTGGGATAAACTCAATGATGGGAAACAAACTTATGAACAAATTGATAGAGATGGACTGATATAG
- the nrdD gene encoding anaerobic ribonucleoside-triphosphate reductase, which yields MIALEKENIFVKPDVIVIKRDGRQVAFDKDKIYQAIVRASNQVTELTPFIEAKLSGIADRVVAEIYERFTENIKIYEIQNIVEHELLQAGEYVIAQEYINYRAKRDFERSQATDINFTIDKLINKDQAVVNENANKDSDVFNTQRDLTAGIVGKSIGLKMLPEHVANAHLKGDIHFHDLDYSPYTPMTNCCLIDFKGMLHSGFKIGNAEVESPKSIQTATAQISQIIANVASSQYGGCSADRIDETLAPYAELNYQKHLRDAEKWVSEDKREDYAREKTKKDIYDAMQSLEYEINTLFTSNGQTPFTSLGFGLGKDWFEREIQKAILNIRITGLGSEHRTAIFPKLIFTLKRGLNLEPGTPNYDIKKLALECATKRMYPDMLSYEKIIELTGSFKVPMGCRSFLQGWKDENGVEVNSGRMNLGVVTVNLPRIALESNGNIEKFWDIFKEKMAIAKDALVYRVERVKEATPANAPILYQYGAFGKRLGKDDSVDELFKERRATVSLGYIGLYEVATVFYGGDWESNPVAKDFTIDIVRQMKDLCGKWSNEYDYHFSVYSTPSESLTDRFCRLDTEKFGIIKDITDKEYYTNSFHYDVRKNPTPFEKLDFEKDYPDAGATGGFIHYCEYPVLQQNPKALEAVWDYAYDRVGYLGTNTPIDHCYKCDFEGDFTPTERGFMCPNCGNTDPKTADVVKRTCGYLGNPQARPMVNGRHKEISARVKHMNGSTIKNPGHKA from the coding sequence ATGATTGCACTCGAGAAAGAAAATATTTTTGTAAAACCAGATGTCATCGTGATTAAACGTGATGGACGTCAAGTTGCCTTTGATAAGGATAAAATTTATCAGGCTATTGTCAGGGCAAGTAATCAAGTGACAGAATTAACACCCTTTATTGAAGCAAAATTATCAGGTATTGCTGATCGTGTTGTTGCTGAGATTTATGAACGTTTTACTGAAAATATTAAAATTTATGAAATTCAAAATATTGTAGAGCATGAGCTGCTGCAGGCTGGAGAGTACGTTATCGCTCAGGAGTATATTAATTACCGTGCGAAACGTGATTTTGAGCGCTCTCAGGCAACAGATATCAACTTTACCATTGATAAATTAATTAACAAGGATCAAGCTGTTGTTAACGAGAACGCCAACAAAGACAGTGATGTTTTCAATACACAGCGTGATTTAACGGCTGGTATTGTTGGGAAATCAATTGGGCTTAAAATGCTGCCAGAACATGTTGCCAATGCTCATCTTAAAGGAGATATTCATTTTCATGATTTGGACTACAGTCCTTATACACCAATGACTAACTGTTGCTTGATTGATTTTAAAGGTATGCTGCATTCGGGCTTTAAGATTGGTAATGCTGAGGTTGAAAGTCCTAAATCTATTCAAACAGCGACAGCTCAAATTTCACAAATTATTGCGAATGTCGCTTCCAGTCAGTATGGTGGCTGTTCAGCAGACCGTATTGATGAAACTTTAGCTCCTTATGCAGAATTAAATTATCAAAAGCATTTAAGGGATGCTGAAAAATGGGTCAGTGAAGATAAGCGTGAAGATTATGCGCGTGAAAAGACGAAAAAAGACATTTACGATGCTATGCAAAGTCTAGAGTATGAAATTAACACACTCTTCACATCAAATGGTCAAACACCTTTTACATCGCTTGGTTTTGGTCTTGGTAAGGATTGGTTTGAACGCGAGATTCAAAAAGCGATTCTTAACATCCGTATTACAGGATTGGGCAGTGAACATCGTACCGCAATTTTTCCTAAATTGATTTTTACGTTAAAGCGCGGATTGAACTTAGAGCCAGGAACGCCCAACTATGATATTAAGAAACTAGCGCTTGAATGTGCTACTAAGCGTATGTATCCTGACATGCTGTCTTACGAAAAAATTATTGAATTAACAGGGTCGTTCAAGGTTCCTATGGGTTGCCGTTCTTTCCTTCAAGGCTGGAAGGATGAAAATGGCGTTGAAGTTAATTCAGGTCGTATGAATCTTGGAGTTGTTACGGTTAACTTACCGCGTATTGCTCTTGAATCAAATGGTAATATTGAAAAGTTTTGGGATATCTTTAAGGAAAAAATGGCTATTGCTAAAGATGCCCTAGTTTATCGTGTTGAACGTGTCAAGGAAGCAACACCGGCTAATGCTCCAATTCTTTATCAGTATGGAGCTTTTGGTAAGCGTCTTGGCAAGGATGATTCTGTTGATGAACTCTTTAAAGAACGTCGTGCCACTGTTTCACTTGGATACATTGGACTTTATGAAGTAGCAACAGTTTTCTATGGCGGTGACTGGGAATCAAATCCTGTTGCTAAGGACTTTACTATTGATATTGTTCGTCAGATGAAAGATCTTTGTGGCAAGTGGTCAAATGAATACGATTATCATTTTTCGGTTTATTCAACACCATCTGAAAGTTTAACGGATCGTTTCTGCCGTTTAGATACTGAAAAGTTTGGTATCATCAAAGATATCACTGATAAAGAATATTATACGAATTCTTTCCACTATGATGTTCGCAAAAACCCAACACCGTTTGAAAAGTTAGATTTTGAAAAAGACTATCCGGATGCAGGTGCTACAGGTGGTTTCATTCATTACTGTGAATACCCTGTGCTTCAACAAAATCCAAAAGCACTTGAAGCGGTGTGGGATTATGCTTATGATCGTGTTGGTTATCTAGGAACAAATACACCAATTGATCATTGCTATAAGTGTGATTTCGAAGGCGATTTTACACCGACAGAACGTGGTTTTATGTGCCCAAATTGTGGCAATACAGACCCTAAGACTGCTGATGTTGTTAAGAGAACGTGTGGTTATCTTGGCAACCCACAGGCTCGTCCAATGGTGAATGGTCGCCATAAGGAAATCTCAGCACGTGTCAAACATATGAATGGGTCAACCATTAAAAATCCAGGGCACAAGGCATAA
- the recA gene encoding recombinase RecA, producing the protein MAKRTKKTEEITKKFGDERKKALDDALKNIEKDFGKGAVMRLGERAEQKVQVMSSGSLALDIALGAGGYPKGRIVEIYGPESSGKTTVALHAVAQAQKDGGIAAFIDAEHALDPAYAAALGVNIDELLLSQPDSGEQGLEIAGKLIDSGAVDLVVVDSVAALVPRAEIDGDIGDSHVGLQARMMSQAMRKLSASINKTKTIAIFINQLREKVGIMFGNPETTPGGRALKFYSSVRLDVRGNTQIKGTGEQKDSNIGKETKIKVVKNKVAPPFKEAFVEIMYGEGISRTGELVKIASDLGIIQKAGAWYSYNGEKIGQGSENAKKFLANNPEIFDDIDHKVRVQYGLIEEDNTEERQSSKGKEIDEKADQNLVLELDDAIELED; encoded by the coding sequence TTGGCCAAAAGAACAAAAAAGACAGAAGAAATAACGAAAAAATTTGGTGATGAGCGTAAGAAAGCTCTTGATGATGCTTTGAAAAATATCGAAAAAGATTTTGGTAAAGGTGCAGTTATGCGCCTGGGTGAGCGTGCTGAACAAAAGGTTCAGGTTATGAGTTCAGGAAGTCTAGCCCTTGATATTGCTCTTGGAGCAGGCGGCTATCCAAAAGGACGTATCGTTGAGATTTACGGACCAGAATCTTCTGGTAAGACAACTGTTGCTCTTCATGCTGTTGCTCAGGCACAAAAAGATGGCGGTATTGCTGCTTTTATTGATGCAGAACATGCCCTTGATCCAGCCTATGCTGCTGCTCTTGGCGTTAATATTGATGAGCTTTTGCTTTCACAACCAGATTCAGGAGAACAGGGTCTTGAAATTGCAGGGAAATTGATTGATTCTGGTGCTGTTGATTTAGTTGTTGTTGACTCAGTAGCAGCTTTAGTACCACGTGCGGAGATTGACGGAGATATTGGTGATAGTCATGTTGGCTTACAAGCACGCATGATGAGTCAAGCTATGCGCAAATTATCAGCTTCAATCAATAAAACAAAAACCATTGCTATTTTTATTAATCAATTGCGGGAAAAAGTTGGTATTATGTTTGGTAATCCAGAAACAACTCCTGGCGGGCGTGCTTTGAAGTTTTATTCTTCTGTGCGTCTTGATGTCCGTGGCAATACTCAAATTAAAGGAACCGGGGAACAAAAAGACAGCAATATTGGTAAAGAGACCAAAATTAAAGTTGTTAAAAATAAAGTTGCTCCACCATTTAAAGAAGCTTTTGTAGAAATTATGTATGGTGAAGGCATTTCCCGTACAGGTGAATTAGTTAAGATTGCTAGTGATTTGGGAATTATCCAAAAAGCTGGAGCTTGGTACTCTTATAATGGTGAAAAAATTGGGCAAGGTTCTGAAAATGCTAAAAAATTCCTAGCTAATAATCCAGAAATTTTTGATGACATCGATCATAAAGTGCGTGTTCAATATGGTTTAATTGAGGAAGATAATACTGAAGAAAGACAGTCTTCTAAAGGAAAAGAAATTGATGAAAAAGCTGACCAAAACCTTGTTTTAGAGCTGGATGATGCAATTGAGCTTGAAGATTAA
- a CDS encoding DNA-3-methyladenine glycosylase I, with the protein MKRCSWVKESNPLYVIYHDKEWGQPLHDEQRLFELLCLETYQAGLSWETILNKREAFESVFHHYEIDKVAAMSDEALEEILKNPKVVRNRRKIYATRHNAQAFLAIQKTFGSFDHYLWSWVNFTPIDNFVKDYQSIPAQTSLSERIAKDLKKKGFKFVGPVCIYSYLQAAGLINDHEVDCDFNPKK; encoded by the coding sequence ATGAAGCGTTGCAGTTGGGTAAAAGAAAGCAATCCTTTGTATGTTATTTATCATGATAAAGAATGGGGGCAGCCATTGCATGATGAGCAAAGATTATTTGAATTACTGTGTTTAGAAACTTATCAAGCTGGACTTTCCTGGGAAACTATTCTCAACAAACGTGAGGCTTTTGAATCTGTTTTTCATCATTATGAAATTGATAAAGTAGCCGCTATGTCTGATGAAGCATTGGAAGAGATTTTGAAAAATCCGAAGGTTGTTCGTAATCGCAGAAAAATTTATGCAACGCGCCATAACGCACAAGCGTTTTTGGCTATACAGAAAACATTTGGAAGTTTTGATCATTATCTTTGGTCTTGGGTGAACTTTACACCAATTGACAATTTTGTCAAGGACTATCAAAGTATACCTGCTCAAACGAGTTTATCAGAAAGGATTGCTAAGGATTTAAAAAAGAAGGGCTTTAAGTTTGTTGGTCCTGTTTGCATTTATTCTTATTTACAGGCAGCAGGTTTAATTAATGATCACGAAGTTGATTGCGATTTTAACCCTAAAAAATAA